One genomic region from Geothermobacter ehrlichii encodes:
- a CDS encoding YdcH family protein, whose amino-acid sequence MPVSDEVLVEKLCNENPRFRKLYEEHQLLEKQLAELDQKAYLTADEEMERKKVQKLKLAGKDEMEAILRSYRS is encoded by the coding sequence ATGCCGGTGAGCGATGAGGTTCTGGTTGAAAAGCTCTGCAACGAAAATCCCAGGTTCAGAAAGCTTTACGAAGAACATCAGTTGCTGGAAAAACAGCTTGCCGAATTGGATCAAAAAGCCTACCTGACAGCGGACGAAGAGATGGAAAGAAAAAAGGTACAGAAGCTCAAACTCGCCGGCAAGGATGAGATGGAAGCCATCCTCCGAAGCTACCGTTCCTGA